A region from the Kribbella shirazensis genome encodes:
- a CDS encoding UPF0182 family protein, giving the protein MSDGVYDMPEEPARRTRRTGGRPRALLPTIATLVVLLILFSVFTDVWTQRLWYRSVDLGSVFSTVLGTRVLLFVVVGLLMAAAVVANVVVAFRTRPRIALAPSPSPGFERYGDLLQQHGKVAVGVIATLMLVFGGSAASGEWKVFLAWRNRTPFGVTDKHFNKDIAFFVFDYPWLRVLLGFGYSIVLLSLVAAIITHYLYGGFRPSAKGQKASGAAQVQFSVLLGLLVLLKAFSYWLDRYGLTTSDGRLFTGVSYTGDNAVLPSKEILAVIALLCAVLFFANVVRRTWLLPGVGTVVLILSAILLGALWPAALQQLRVRPSEPVKEAPYITKNIEATRQAYGLEGTDVTEYRAETTAKPEELTRDAEVLPGIRLIDPTVIGPTFEQLQQVRGFYSFPTDLDVDRYKIKGKVNDTVIAVREVQVDRLPAGQRNWNNDHTVYTHGYGVVAANGNQSQGGIPVWTEKDLPPKGDLGKYEPRIYFGEQSPDYSIVGAPEGGQPVELDTPEAEGKAGGDPTLNTYKGKGGVPIGSFGNRLLYATKFRDANILLSSRVNSASKILYDRTPRERVEKAAPWLTPDGDPYPAIVDGQVVWIVDGYTTSDNFPYSEKVDLDVSTRDTTTGRGTIAQQPSEKINYIRNSVKAVVNAYDGSVELYAWDESDPLLKTWMKAFPGTVKPRSDISPDLMSHLRYPEDMFKVQRDLLAKYHVQDAGTWYQNSDLWRVPDDPTAVSSGGDAATHISQPPFYLSLRMPGQNEPKFSLTSVYVPNGERENLTAFVAVDAEATSPDYGKFRVLRLPGNLQIPGPGQVYNKFQTDEGIRGALLPINQPNSGARAQYGNLLTLPLGGGLLYVQPVYSVRTSGPGSYPVLRYVLVSFGERVAFGGTLQEALTKVFNTNVDTGELPPGTEKPPTQQPNQTVKQAIADAQAAWNRAQESLKKGDLAGYETNLKQMKAALDRAAAGAAATPTPTPNPTASPSANPSNPPASTTPSPPPSPTG; this is encoded by the coding sequence GCTGATTCTCTTCAGCGTCTTCACCGACGTCTGGACGCAGCGGTTGTGGTACCGATCGGTCGATCTCGGGTCGGTCTTCAGCACCGTGCTCGGCACCCGGGTGCTGCTGTTCGTGGTTGTCGGCCTGCTGATGGCCGCGGCGGTCGTCGCGAACGTCGTCGTCGCCTTCCGCACGCGCCCGCGGATCGCCCTCGCCCCGTCGCCCAGCCCGGGATTCGAGCGGTACGGCGACCTGCTGCAGCAGCACGGGAAGGTCGCGGTCGGTGTCATCGCGACCCTGATGCTGGTCTTCGGAGGCTCGGCCGCGTCGGGGGAGTGGAAGGTCTTCCTGGCCTGGCGGAACCGAACGCCGTTCGGGGTCACCGACAAGCACTTCAACAAGGACATCGCGTTCTTCGTGTTCGACTACCCGTGGCTGCGCGTTCTGCTCGGCTTCGGCTACTCGATCGTCCTGCTGTCGCTGGTCGCCGCGATCATCACCCACTACCTGTATGGCGGTTTCCGCCCGTCCGCGAAGGGGCAGAAGGCCTCGGGTGCGGCGCAGGTGCAGTTCTCGGTGCTGCTCGGTCTGCTCGTGCTGCTGAAGGCCTTCAGCTACTGGCTGGACCGGTACGGTCTCACCACCTCGGACGGCAGACTGTTCACCGGTGTCTCGTACACGGGCGACAACGCCGTTTTGCCGAGCAAGGAGATCCTGGCGGTCATCGCGCTCCTGTGCGCGGTGCTGTTCTTCGCGAACGTGGTCCGCCGGACGTGGCTGCTTCCCGGCGTCGGCACTGTGGTGCTGATCCTGTCCGCGATCCTTCTCGGCGCACTCTGGCCGGCCGCTCTCCAGCAGTTGCGGGTACGGCCGAGCGAGCCGGTGAAGGAAGCGCCGTACATCACCAAGAACATCGAGGCCACGCGCCAGGCGTACGGACTCGAGGGCACCGACGTCACCGAGTACCGGGCGGAGACCACGGCCAAGCCGGAGGAGCTGACACGGGATGCCGAGGTCCTGCCCGGCATCCGGCTGATCGACCCGACCGTGATCGGCCCGACCTTCGAGCAACTCCAGCAGGTCCGTGGTTTCTACTCGTTCCCGACGGATCTGGACGTCGACCGGTACAAGATCAAGGGCAAGGTCAACGACACCGTCATCGCGGTCCGCGAGGTCCAGGTCGACCGGCTGCCGGCCGGCCAGCGCAACTGGAACAACGACCACACCGTGTACACCCACGGCTACGGAGTGGTCGCGGCGAACGGGAACCAGTCGCAGGGCGGCATCCCGGTCTGGACCGAGAAGGATCTGCCGCCGAAGGGCGATCTCGGAAAGTACGAGCCACGGATCTACTTCGGCGAGCAGTCGCCGGACTACTCGATCGTCGGCGCCCCGGAGGGCGGGCAACCGGTCGAGCTCGACACACCGGAGGCCGAAGGCAAGGCCGGCGGCGACCCGACGCTGAACACCTACAAGGGCAAGGGCGGCGTGCCGATCGGGTCGTTCGGCAACCGGTTGCTCTACGCAACCAAGTTCCGCGATGCGAACATCCTGCTGTCCAGCCGGGTGAACTCCGCGTCGAAGATCCTCTACGACCGCACGCCGCGCGAGCGGGTCGAGAAGGCGGCGCCGTGGCTGACGCCGGACGGCGACCCGTACCCGGCGATCGTCGACGGCCAGGTGGTCTGGATTGTCGACGGCTACACCACGTCGGACAACTTCCCGTACTCCGAGAAGGTCGACCTGGACGTCAGCACCCGGGACACGACCACCGGGCGCGGGACCATCGCGCAGCAGCCGAGCGAGAAGATCAACTACATCCGGAACTCGGTCAAGGCCGTGGTCAACGCCTACGACGGCTCGGTCGAGCTGTACGCCTGGGACGAGAGTGACCCGCTGCTGAAGACCTGGATGAAGGCCTTCCCCGGCACGGTCAAGCCGCGCTCGGACATCTCGCCGGACCTGATGTCGCACCTGCGGTACCCGGAGGACATGTTCAAGGTGCAGCGCGACCTGCTCGCGAAGTACCACGTCCAGGACGCCGGCACCTGGTACCAGAACAGCGACCTGTGGCGCGTGCCGGACGACCCGACCGCGGTCTCCTCCGGTGGTGACGCGGCGACGCATATCAGCCAGCCTCCCTTCTACCTCTCGTTGCGGATGCCCGGTCAGAACGAGCCGAAGTTCTCGCTGACGTCGGTGTACGTACCGAACGGTGAACGGGAGAACCTCACGGCGTTCGTGGCCGTCGATGCGGAGGCCACGTCGCCGGACTACGGCAAGTTCCGGGTGCTGCGATTGCCGGGGAACCTGCAGATACCTGGTCCGGGGCAGGTCTACAACAAGTTCCAGACCGATGAAGGCATCAGAGGGGCGCTGCTGCCCATCAACCAGCCGAACAGCGGAGCGAGAGCGCAGTACGGCAACTTGCTGACGCTGCCGCTCGGCGGTGGTCTGCTCTACGTCCAGCCGGTCTACTCGGTGCGGACCAGTGGGCCGGGTAGTTATCCTGTCCTGCGCTACGTCCTGGTGTCCTTCGGTGAACGTGTGGCCTTCGGCGGGACGCTGCAGGAAGCCCTGACCAAGGTCTTCAACACCAACGTCGACACCGGCGAATTGCCACCGGGCACCGAGAAACCGCCCACACAACAGCCGAACCAGACGGTCAAGCAGGCCATCGCCGACGCACAGGCTGCCTGGAACCGGGCTCAAGAATCGCTCAAGAAGGGCGACCTTGCCGGCTACGAGACCAACCTGAAGCAGATGAAGGCCGCGCTCGACCGGGCAGCCGCCGGAGCAGCGGCAACGCCCACTCCGACGCCGAACCCGACGGCGTCGCCGTCGGCCAACCCGTCGAACCCACCGGCCTCGACGACACCGAGTCCGCCGCCATCACCGACAGGCTGA
- a CDS encoding GNAT family N-acetyltransferase, translated as MSRHVVRPFEEADLSAAAGLLAQRHQAHRKRHPLLPADYEDERLALVEVTAAWETEGASGAVMVEGGEVTGYLLAAPKPSPVWGPNVWVEAAGHAVREPEHIRDLYGAAAERWVDDGRIAHYVLVPDDAELIDAWFRLAFGSQHAHAVRPVPDAPLPAPPELAVRRATRADIPVLAELDLVLPRHQGLSPVFSSGELPTLEEAVADWEESIDDQDFVTFVASYNGDVIGSSVGCSLDKSSAHNGLAKPDNAGFLGFAAVLPPARGLGAGRVLGEAVLQWSAETGYTSVVTDWRVTNLLSSRAWPRLGFRQTFHRLHRLIGH; from the coding sequence ATGTCCCGACACGTCGTCCGCCCGTTCGAGGAGGCGGATCTCTCGGCCGCGGCCGGGCTGCTCGCCCAGCGGCATCAGGCGCACCGCAAGCGTCACCCACTGCTTCCCGCTGACTACGAGGACGAACGGCTCGCGCTGGTCGAAGTGACCGCGGCCTGGGAGACCGAGGGTGCGTCCGGCGCCGTCATGGTCGAGGGCGGCGAGGTCACCGGCTACTTGCTGGCGGCACCGAAGCCGTCCCCGGTCTGGGGCCCGAACGTCTGGGTCGAGGCGGCCGGTCACGCCGTACGTGAGCCGGAACACATCCGCGACCTGTACGGCGCCGCCGCCGAGCGATGGGTCGACGACGGACGCATCGCGCACTACGTGCTGGTGCCCGACGACGCCGAACTGATCGACGCCTGGTTCCGCCTCGCGTTCGGCTCGCAGCACGCGCACGCGGTCCGTCCGGTGCCGGATGCTCCGCTCCCGGCGCCGCCCGAGCTCGCCGTACGACGGGCCACGCGTGCGGACATTCCGGTACTCGCGGAGCTCGACCTCGTACTGCCCCGGCATCAGGGGTTGTCGCCGGTGTTCTCGTCCGGGGAACTGCCGACGCTCGAGGAGGCGGTGGCGGACTGGGAGGAGTCGATCGACGACCAGGACTTCGTGACCTTTGTTGCCTCGTACAACGGTGACGTCATCGGCTCGTCGGTCGGTTGCTCGTTGGACAAGTCGAGTGCGCACAACGGGTTGGCGAAGCCGGACAACGCGGGGTTCCTCGGGTTCGCCGCCGTACTGCCGCCGGCCCGCGGGCTCGGCGCCGGGCGGGTGCTGGGCGAGGCGGTGCTGCAGTGGTCGGCGGAGACCGGGTACACGTCGGTGGTGACCGACTGGCGCGTGACGAACCTGTTGTCGTCGCGGGCGTGGCCGCGGCTCGGGTTCCGGCAGACGTTCCATCGGTTGCACCGGTTGATCGGGCACTGA
- a CDS encoding alpha/beta fold hydrolase: MERTTVNGIDLAYDVEGEGAPLLFVHGAIWADFLRPLASQPALSGFRRIRYHRRGIGDSGGPAGGFGDQVADAVGLLDHLAVDSAHLVGHSEGAMIAMDLAAAHPDRVRSLVLLEPLPPFNWLAASDHAQILETFGPLMEAMAGRYQAGDVIGAYDALFTPQGLDWRAAAAAAGPDAISQGIDDAPTWFEHEAAALPEWTFGPAQAAAVDCPILSWCARPGMPLPRAVRACLHELFPQCEDADLEHGDHFSVATNPAAVAEPIAAFVTRQSVTTV, translated from the coding sequence ATGGAGCGAACAACTGTGAACGGCATCGACTTGGCCTACGACGTCGAGGGAGAGGGTGCGCCCCTGCTGTTCGTGCACGGCGCCATCTGGGCCGATTTCCTCCGCCCCTTGGCGAGTCAGCCTGCTCTGTCCGGCTTCCGCCGGATCCGGTACCACCGCCGCGGCATCGGTGACAGCGGCGGACCCGCCGGTGGCTTCGGCGACCAGGTGGCCGATGCGGTCGGGCTGCTCGACCACCTCGCGGTGGACAGCGCCCACCTCGTCGGTCACTCGGAGGGCGCCATGATCGCCATGGATCTCGCGGCCGCCCACCCGGACCGGGTACGGTCCTTGGTCCTGCTGGAACCGCTGCCGCCGTTCAACTGGCTCGCTGCGAGCGACCACGCGCAGATCCTGGAGACCTTCGGACCCCTGATGGAAGCGATGGCCGGTCGCTACCAGGCCGGCGATGTCATCGGTGCGTACGACGCGCTCTTCACACCGCAGGGCCTGGACTGGCGCGCAGCGGCCGCTGCCGCCGGACCCGACGCGATCAGCCAAGGTATCGACGACGCACCAACCTGGTTCGAACATGAGGCGGCGGCCCTGCCGGAGTGGACCTTCGGGCCCGCACAGGCAGCTGCCGTCGACTGCCCGATCCTGTCGTGGTGCGCACGGCCCGGGATGCCACTGCCCCGCGCAGTCCGAGCCTGCCTCCACGAACTGTTCCCACAGTGCGAGGACGCGGACCTCGAACACGGTGACCATTTCTCGGTCGCCACCAACCCCGCAGCCGTGGCCGAACCGATCGCCGCCTTCGTCACCCGGCAGTCAGTCACGACCGTCTGA